TTTTCGCTGGCGCTACATGTAACGAACGACCTAAAGCCGCCATCTATGCCAAACCCGTCTAACGGCTGCATCCAGCCCTTCTACGACATTCGTGTTGGGTGCAGCATGACGCGGTATATCGAGCAAAAAGGGCGGATTTCGGACTTTCGCTGCGCGTCGCTCGAATACCTGTTAAGCGGACTAAGTATGAATTCGCTGAAAGTGTACGTGTACCAATGGCTGCTTTTTAGGCGTCGTGGAACAGATCACGTGTGATCTGATAGCACCTCATATCAGAAATTTGACCACCAGCATCGCCAATCGGTGCACTTTCGCGTTAATATTTCTGAAATAAAAGTCCCGCGCGCAAAGCCGGGGAACTGACTGAGGCAGACATGGCATACAACAAGAGCGATATTGGTCGGTCGGAATCCGTGTATTTCAAGGGATATGGAATGCTCAGGCGAGCACTCATTGAGATACCCCTTTGTCAAAGCAACAAAACAAAACGGGGTGACCATGCTCGTCCAAAAATGAGTTGTATACCATTTGTGTCCAGTGCGATGTCCGGCATAGGCAACAGGCCCCACTTGACTGACGTTTCTCTGATCGCGCGGAAAAACTAGGTTATGGCACAATACACAGTTACAGCCTTCAGGTGGACTGGAACCTATTATAACGCTCTGTACAATACGGCCTACACCGCAACAATCGATGATGATGATGCTTTCCTACATGGTTCGAGTGATGGCAACGAGACTGTCAGCATTAATGGCGGTTCGTTTGGCGCTACCGCAGGCCAACCATATGACATTGATGTGTCGTTTACAGACACCGGTGGCAGTTCACATGTTGAGACATTCTACTTTTTTAATACGGGTGGCGGTTGGTATTTCATTCCGGGGCCGGGATCGGCGTTTACCGTCGGTTCGACTTTAGGCAGCTACCAAAGCCACACGGCAACTCCCACGGCCTATACCACTATTACATGTTTTGTGCGCGGGACATTGATCGGAACAGACAATGGCCCTATCCCTGTAGAAAAATTGCAGGCGGGAGATAAAGTCCTATCCACAGACGGCGAATTCAAAGTTTTGCGGATTCCTATGAGCCGAAAGTTGCGCGCCCAAGAAATATGCGACAATCCTAACTTGGCACCAGTACGCATCATGGCTGGCGCCTTGGGGAATGGCATGCCAAATCGCGACCTGTTGGTCTCCCGCCAACATCGCATGCTGGTATCTTCAAGAGTTTGCGAACGGATGTTTGGTCGACCAGACGCGTTGGTTGCGGCAATCAGATTGACGGAATTACCCGGAGTTTTTGTTGAACCGGCTCACGAGGACGTTGAGTATTTTCACCTCCTCTTTGATCGCCACGAAGTGGTTTTTGCGGAAGGTGCGCCAACGGAAAGCTTTTTCGCCGGTCCTGAGGCACTTAAGTCAATGAGGCCAGAAGCGCGGGAAGAAATCCTAACCATCCTTCCGGAAATCTGCGAGCTAGATTTCTCACCTGAACCTGCCTGCCACATACCATCCAGCAAACGCCAGAAAAGCCTCATTGCCCGGCACATAAAAAACAATCGACCTCTCATTTGTAAGGCCTAAGCCGACATTCGCTGCGTAGCAGAGACTCTGCAGGTCGGGGCTCGGACCAGCCGTTCGCTGCGGTCGCCACTCGCGGCATGTCGGCGCTTCCTCAGGGCCAACTTTGCAAAGGTCGCTAATTGCGCATAGCCGCCGTTGGTGGTGATCGCGTCTAATGGCCGGTTCCAGCCCAAAGCAGTCATGGCCCTGTCGGCGCCTGAGGGCAAAAGCCGACATTTGCAACGAGATGAACCAATGATCGCACTGCGGGCAAAACGGTCATTTCCACATTTCGATGAATGGCTGCAATGCTGCGCAAAGTCGTTCAAACCAGCGCCCAGTAATACAATAGGCAGCGCGGTGATTGTGCAGACTTTTTATGGTCGCCCTAGCTACGCTTTCCAAACCACATGCGACTGATCAACCGATCTCGCAAGTACAACTGGTGATAGGCCCAACCAGCGACATGAAGACCGATCAAGACAAGAAGGACGGTCGCTATTATGCCGTGCACGGTTCGAGCTGTGAAAACACTGAAGTTGGGCGGTAAGGCTGCATCGGACGCTCCGAAGACGATCGAGAACAGGTCAGCTGAATAAGCTAGTGCAATGCCGCTGCCCACCATCGAAAAAACCAACGCATACAGTCCCAAATGCGCCAGTTTAGCGCCGGAATTCAGCACTGCACTGCCCGCATCCGCATGGGGTGGAGCCTTGGCGAAGACCCGCACTAGTAGTCGCGTGATCATAAGCGCCCCAATTGTCAGCCCCCAAATCATATGGCCGGTCAGCCCAAACATCTTGTCTGGGCTATCGTTTGGGATCTCGGCCAGACTAGGCCCGCCAAGAATAAGAGCGACAAAGATCATTACCGCGATGAGCCAATGAAGGCCAACGAGAAAGGGATGATATCGTTTCATTGTGTGGTCCAGTCATTGAGAGGCGCCGCAATGCGAGCAAAGAAGAATAGGTTCAATCCAGTCTATCTATTTCCCCACCAATCACCTACGAAACAAATAGAACGGTTTGTTACATAGGTGGAACATGCGTACGTTTGATTGGGAACTCCTGCCACATTTTCTTGCCGTTGCTCGCGCGGGTAGTTTGCGGAACGCAGCAGAAATGGTCGGTGCCAGCTACGGCACTGTCAATCGAAGTATTCAGGCGCTGGAATCCAGCTATGGCGTGAGATTGTTTCACAGGTCCCAACGGGGCTTTTCGTTGACCGAATTCGGAGAAGCTCTGTTGCCGATGGCAGAAGAGGCTGAACAAAAAATATTCGCCGCGCGCAAACGGGTTGAAGGGCTTGATCGTAGCGAGGCAGGCAAAATACGGTTCTCGCTGACACCAACGCTTGCTTACGACATTGTGGCACCGATTGTTGCGCGCTTTAGTGATCAATTTCCTGAGATCGATATTGAGATGAGACTGACTTCCGAAGTCGAATCGATCACCAATGATAAAACCGACATATCGCTGCGTGCCGCCCACGAGGTGACCGAAGATGTGGTCGCGCGTAAACTGTTCCAGCTAGAGATTGGCGTTTATGCCAGCAAAGATTACCTTAAACAGAAGGTCCCCATAGCGGGGCAAGGCGGAACGGGTCTCACATGGATTGGCACTCCGACGAAGGGTGCCCCTGAAAGCTGGACGCAACGCTCGCCTTTTCCGAGTGCAACGCTGCGCCACGAGGTATCGGATGGACAGATGAGAATGCGCCTCGTGAACCTGTCTGTCGGCATGTCACATATGTCAACCCTCTTTGAGCCCGTTTTTCCAAACCTTCGCAGGGTGCCGGGAACGGAGTTGTCCCCCGGTCCTTGGCTATGGTTGCTCCTCCACTCAGACTTAAGAAGAACAGTGCGCGTCCGGCGTTTTGTCGACTTTCTGACGGAAGAAATGCGAGCCTTGCACAAGACGGGAAAGCACGGCCCATTCAGCTAACGTTTGCACGCCCATGTTCAGTGAACACTTAAAGCAAAGCGAGATTGGAGGGGCACCACAATTAAGTGCGGAAGGTGCATTTCTGTCCATAGCCGCCGTTGGTGACAAACCCGTCTAACGGCCGGTTCCAGCCCAAAGCAGACCAGTTGCCTAGTACATATCAACTGGTCTGGTCATGCAGAAAGGCCGGCGAACGAACGTTTTCTGAAGTCGATAAAGACGGCAGCTTTGAGTCGAAATTGGTTGTTCACAACAGCGCCAGCTTTCAATTTATCCGTCACAATCACAGTTGCGAAGGATACTTAAGAAGGATGAATTTTCATCATTTGAGATCCGCTTTTATCGACATCACCACTAACTTCAGCCACTGCGCTCAAGAGAGCTTTTCTTCGAAACGGTTTGCGCAAGAATGAGGTGCATGAATCCCATGATGGAGATAAATCTGTCGGAAAGTTCGAATGACCTGATGTGAAGATGCCCTTTAAATCCGGATCTAAAGACTTAGCATGCTTAAATAACTCATGCCCTTGTAGGTTGCCCGGCATGGCAACATCTGTAATCAATAGGTCAAATTTCTGACTCTTTGAAAAAATTTCTGCTGCTTCATCGCCGCTCTTTGCAATCAGAACTTCAAACCCAGATTGAGTAAGAAAAGTTGCCATTTTTGCAAGTAGCACCGGCTCATCTTCGACCAACAGAATACTGCGTGTACTGGCCCTACCTTTTTCCACAACCTCTTGATTGCGGCGCTCGGCATTCCGTTCGCTATGAAACACCCTATAGTAGAGCGTGAATGTCGTGCCCTCGTTGACCACACTATTGACTGTTACATGACCGCCAAACTGTTTGGTGAAGCTCATTACCATTGCCAAGCCTAGCCCAGTACCTACCCCTGCCGATTTTGTTGTGAAGAAAGGATCGAAAATTTTTGCAATTTTTGACTTGGGTATTCCCGATCCAGTGTCCTGTACGCTAACCGACACATATTCTCCCGGTGAAATACCTTGATCGACAAGCTCTCTGTCTGCTG
This portion of the Parasedimentitalea marina genome encodes:
- a CDS encoding Hint domain-containing protein encodes the protein MAQYTVTAFRWTGTYYNALYNTAYTATIDDDDAFLHGSSDGNETVSINGGSFGATAGQPYDIDVSFTDTGGSSHVETFYFFNTGGGWYFIPGPGSAFTVGSTLGSYQSHTATPTAYTTITCFVRGTLIGTDNGPIPVEKLQAGDKVLSTDGEFKVLRIPMSRKLRAQEICDNPNLAPVRIMAGALGNGMPNRDLLVSRQHRMLVSSRVCERMFGRPDALVAAIRLTELPGVFVEPAHEDVEYFHLLFDRHEVVFAEGAPTESFFAGPEALKSMRPEAREEILTILPEICELDFSPEPACHIPSSKRQKSLIARHIKNNRPLICKA
- a CDS encoding cytochrome b; the protein is MKRYHPFLVGLHWLIAVMIFVALILGGPSLAEIPNDSPDKMFGLTGHMIWGLTIGALMITRLLVRVFAKAPPHADAGSAVLNSGAKLAHLGLYALVFSMVGSGIALAYSADLFSIVFGASDAALPPNFSVFTARTVHGIIATVLLVLIGLHVAGWAYHQLYLRDRLISRMWFGKRS
- a CDS encoding LysR family transcriptional regulator codes for the protein MRTFDWELLPHFLAVARAGSLRNAAEMVGASYGTVNRSIQALESSYGVRLFHRSQRGFSLTEFGEALLPMAEEAEQKIFAARKRVEGLDRSEAGKIRFSLTPTLAYDIVAPIVARFSDQFPEIDIEMRLTSEVESITNDKTDISLRAAHEVTEDVVARKLFQLEIGVYASKDYLKQKVPIAGQGGTGLTWIGTPTKGAPESWTQRSPFPSATLRHEVSDGQMRMRLVNLSVGMSHMSTLFEPVFPNLRRVPGTELSPGPWLWLLLHSDLRRTVRVRRFVDFLTEEMRALHKTGKHGPFS